From a region of the Solanum stenotomum isolate F172 chromosome 2, ASM1918654v1, whole genome shotgun sequence genome:
- the LOC125855386 gene encoding 60S ribosomal protein L15, producing the protein MGAYTYVSELWRKKQSDVMRFLQRVRCWEYRQLPSIVRVTRPTRPDKARRLGYKAKQGYVVYRVRVKRGGRKRPVSKGIVYGKPTNQGVTQLKFQRSKRSVAEERAGRKLGGLRVLNSYWINEDSTYKYFEVILVDQAHAAIRNDPRINWICNPVHKHRELRGLTSAGKKYRGLRGRGHLHHKARPSRRATWKRNQTLSLRRYR; encoded by the exons ATGG GTGCTTACACTTATGTGTCGGAGCTATGGAGAAAGAAACAGTCAGATGTTATGAGGTTCTTGCAAAGGGTGAGGTGCTGGGAGTACCGCCAGCTCCCATCTATTGTCCGTGTCACCAGGCCTACCCGTCCTGACAAGGCACGCCGCTTGGGTTACAAGGCCAAGCAG GGCTATGTGGTCTACCGTGTTCGTGTGAAACGTGGTGGAAGGAAGAGGCCAGTTTCCAAGGGTATTGTGTATGGTAAACCCACCAATCAGGGAGTCACCCAACTCAAATTCCAGCGCAGCAAGCGATCTGTTGCTGAGGAGCGTGCTGGTAGGAAATTGGGTGGTCTTAGAGTCCTCAATTCTTACTGGATTAATGAG GATTCTACCTACAAGTACTTTGAGGTAATTTTGGTTGACCAAGCCCATGCTGCTATTCGCAACGATCCAAGGATCAACTGGATCTGCAACCCAGTGCATAAGCACAGAGAATTACGTGGTCTCACTTCGGCTGGTAAGAAATACAGAGGACTTCGAGGAAGAGGACATCTCCACCACAAAGCTCGCCCCTCAAGAAGGGCAACCTGGAAAAGGAACCAGACTCTATCTCTCCGCCGTTACCGTTGA
- the LOC125856356 gene encoding probable potassium transporter 17: MDRQTGRSDLTAAAAAVQSDSAVMVAVHDGETINNDQKDPSQWETLVLAYKTLGVVFGGLVTSPLYVYPSMPLKSPTEDDYLGIYSIMFWTLSLIGVVKYATIALQADDQGEGGTFALYSLLCRNINIGILSSKSASLNSSHSYVNQSKKLSRLGKFCERSLIARRVLLFIAMLGMCMLIGDGILTPAISVLSAMDGLRARFSSVSKSLVEGLSAIVLIVLFLLQKFGTSRVSFLFSPIMGAWTLTTPLVGIYSIIKHYPSIFKAISPHYIVLFFLRNGKQGWIYLGGTVLCITGSEAMFADLGHFNKSSIRIAFFSTIYPSLVLTYAGQTAYLIRNPDDHFDGFYKFIPSAVYWPIFVIATLAAIVASQSLISATFSVIKQSVVLDYFPRVKVVHTSSSKEGEVYSPEVNYILMILCVAVILVFGDGQDIGNAFGVVVSMVMLITTILLTLVMIIIWRTPPALVALYFVVFFVMESVYVSAIFTKIPEGGWIPFAISLILAFIMFGWFYGRQRKLEYELTHKIDSERLRTLLIDPGLQRVPGLCFFYTNIQDGLTPILGHYIKNMRSLHKVTVFTTLRYLLVPKVAPGERFVVSKLGLRGVYRCVIRYGYADKLSLEGDDLVNQVIQSLRAHVLHCSNSLEVDDEVSELEEAKLAGVVHIRGKTRFYIGKECGWFDRTMLAFYEVLHSNCRSALPAMGVPLPQRIEVGMLYEA; this comes from the exons ATGGATCGACAAACCGGACGGTCTGACTTGACGGCGGCAGCAGCGGCGGTGCAGTCAGATTCAGCCGTTATGGTGGCGGTGCATGACGGCGAAACCATTAACAATGACCAAAAG GACCCTAGCCAATGGGAGACGTTGGTACTTGCATACAAGACCTTAGGAGTTGTTTTTGGGGGTCTTGTCACATCTCCACTCTATGTATATCCATCAATGCCATTAAAGTCTCCAACTGAGGATGATTATTTGGGGATATACAGCATAATGTTTTGGACTCTCAGTCTAATTGGTGTTGTCAAATATGCTACCATAGCTCTCCAAGCTGATGATCAGGGTGAAG GTGGAACGTTTGCTCTTTATTCATTGCTCTGCAGGAATATAAATATTGGGATTCTTTCTTCCAAGAGTGCCAGTTTGAATTCAAGCCATTCCTATGTTAACCAATCGAAAAAGCTAAGTAGGTTGGGTAAATTTTGTGAGAGGAGTTTGATTGCCAGAAGGGTACTGCTTTTCATCGCAATGTTGGGTATGTGCATGCTTATTGGCGATGGCATACTTACACCTGCCATCTCAG TGTTGTCTGCAATGGATGGCTTAAGAGCACGATTCTCCTCGGTCAGTAAAT CGTTGGTCGAAGGTCTCTCAGCAATTGTTCTCATTGTTCTATTCCTTCTGCAGAAATTTGGTACTTCACGAGTGAGCTTCCTGTTCTCTCCTATCATGGGTGCATGGACTCTTACCACTCCTCTCGTTGGGATATACAGTATCATAAAGCATTATCCGAGCATATTTAAGGCAATATCACCCCATTACATTGTCCTCTTCTTCTTGAGAAATGGAAAACAAGGATGGATATATCTTGGTGGTACTGTCCTATGCATTACAG GTTCTGAAGCAATGTTTGCTGATCTTGGTCATTTCAACAAGAGTTCAATTCGG ATAGCATTTTTCAGTACTATATATCCATCATTGGTGCTAACATATGCGGGACAGACGGCATATCTGATTAGAAATCCCGATGACCATTTTGATGGATTTTACAAGTTTATACCATCTGCTGTGTACTGGCCAATTTTTGTGATAGCCACATTAGCTGCAATAGTTGCAAGTCAGTCTCTGATTTCAGCCACCTTTTCGGTTATTAAGCAGTCAGTTGTGTTGGATTATTTTCCTCGGGTGAAGGTAGTTCACACATCCTCCAGCAAAGAAGGCGAGGTTTACTCACCAGAAGTTAACTACATCCTCATGATTCTCTGTGTTGCAGTCATACTAGTTTTCGGAGATGGACAAGACATCGGAAATGCCTTTG GTGTTGTTGTTAGCATGGTTATGCTTATAACGACTATATTGTTGACATTGGTTATGATCATTATTTGGAGAACTCCACCAGCTCTGGTCGCGCTCTACTTCGTTGTATTTTTTGTGATGGAAAGCGTATATGTTAGTGCAATCTTCACAAAAATTCCCGAAGGTGGTTGGATTCCTTTTGCCATTTCTCTCATTCTTGCTTTCATTATGTTTGGTTGGTTCTACGGTAGGCAGAGAAAACTCGAGTATGAATTGACACACAAGATAGACTCGGAGCGACTAAGGACACTACTAATCGATCCAGGTCTTCAGAGAGTTCCTGGACTCTGCTTCTTCTACACAAATATCCAAGATGGTTTAACCCCAATTTTAGGTCATTACATAAAGAACATGAGATCTCTTCACAAAGTTACTGTATTTACAACTCTTCGTTACTTGCTGGTTCCTAAAGTAGCACCAGGTGAAAGGTTTGTTGTTAGTAAACTAGGTCTCAGAGGGGTTTATAGATGTGTGATTCGGTATGGTTATGCAGATAAGCTTAGTCTTGAAGGAGATGATTTGGTTAATCAAGTCATCCAAAGTTTACGAGCTCACGTGCTCCACTGCTCCAATTCGTTGGAGGTTGACGATGAAGTTTCCGAGTTGGAAGAGGCAAAGCTTGCTGGAGTGGTCCAtattcgtggaaagacaaggttTTATATTGGTAAGGAATGTGGATGGTTTGACAGAACAATGCTTGCTTTCTATGAAGTTTTGCATAGCAATTGCAGATCTGCATTGCCTGCTATGGGTGTACCTTTACCTCAACGTATCGAGGTTGGAATGCTTTACGAGGCATAG
- the LOC125856242 gene encoding D-galacturonate reductase-like, with amino-acid sequence MQQVTLNNCDKAMPTIGMGTVLSSRPGADPSKTMKSALLEAIKAGYHHFDTAFIYQSEKPLGEVIVEALHLGLIKSRDELFITTKLWCTFAQPDQIVGACKLSLRELQLEYVDMYLIHHPLRVSETIQKLPVPKEIIHPLDIKGVWEGMEECKNLGLTKGIGVSNFSCKKIEELLSVAKIPPAVNQVEMNPIWQQKELREFCKAKGIHITAYSPLGAYNTIWGDNRVMECDVLTQIAKSKGKTIAQVALRWIYEQGVSLVVKSLNKERMKENLQIFDWSLSQRDLEKISELQQHKGFTMASLFGPHDFVLQLDAEI; translated from the exons atgcaacaAGTGACATTGAACAATTGTGACAAGGCCATGCCGACAATTGGCATGGGAACTGTTCTTTCATCTCGGCCGGGGGCGGACCCATCGAAGACGATGAAATCCGCCCTATTAGAGGCCATTAAAGCCGGCTATCACCATTTCGACACCGCATTTATTTATCAATCGGAAAAACCTCTAGGAGAAGTCATTGTTGAGGCTCTACATCTTGGCCTTATTAAATCAAGGGATGAACTTTTTATTACTACAAAGTTATGGTGCACTTTTGCTCAACCTGACCAAATTGTTGGTGCTTGTAAACTTAGTCTTAG AGAATTGCAATTGGAATACGTGGATATGTATCTAATTCACCACCCTTTGAGAGTAAGTGAAACAATTCAAAAATTGCCAGTTCCAAAAGAAATAATTCATCCATTGGATATTAAGGGTGTGTGGGAAGGTATGGAAGAATGCAAAAATCTTGGACTCACTAAGGGAATTGGTGTTAGTAATTTCTCCTGCAAAAAAATTGAGGAACTTCTTTCAGTCGCTAAAATTCCTCCTGCCGTCAATCAA GTGGAGATGAATCCAATTTGGCAACAAAAGGAACTAAGGGAATTTTGTAAGGCAAAGGGAATTCACATAACTGCTTATTCTCCTTTGGGTGCTTATAATACAATTTGGGGTGACAATAGAGTTATGGAATGTGATGTTCTAACTCAAATTGCTAAATCCAAAGGGAAAACCATTGCTCAG GTAGCATTGAGGTGGATTTATGAGCAAGGAGTAAGTCTTGTTGTAAAAAGTCTCAACAAGGAGAGAATGAAAGAAAATCTTCAAATATTTGATTGGTCACTTTCTCAACGAGACTTGGAAAAAATAAGTGAACTTCAACAGCACAAAGGTTTCACTATGGCTTCTCTTTTTGGACCTCATGATTTTGTGTTGCAATTAGATGCAGAGATCTAA